From one Desulfonatronovibrio magnus genomic stretch:
- a CDS encoding NAD(P)H-dependent oxidoreductase: protein MIILDTALNNRLKENNPVKVGIIGAGYMGRGLVFQIERSIRGMRAVAVFNRHISSAAYAYELAGIKDPVVVDNLEQLESALASNYFCITDNPEIICMAQGIDVIMEATGEIDFAADICLKAMDHGKHVILMNAELDATVGPILKVYADRADVIISNCDGDQPGVIMNLLRYVKTIGCRPVLAGNIKGLHDPYRNPDTQKSYAEKFRQKPRMVTSFADGTKISFEMAVVANATGFKCAKRGMHGPKCFHVSQAAHLFPLDEMLEHGLVDYILGADPPGVFVLGYNDSPVMRQYMDYYKMGTGPVYVFYIPYHLPSIEAPLTAARAVLFNDASITPLAGPVCEVITIAKRELKAGDILDGIGGFDTYGVLENMPVAMGENLLPMGLSRGCWLKRDIKKDQAITYHDVHVPEGRLGDRLRQEQIVHFGLASDRAMPGKKIPDHGFASNQAQV from the coding sequence ATGATAATTCTGGACACAGCCTTAAATAATCGTCTTAAAGAAAATAACCCTGTCAAGGTAGGTATAATTGGCGCAGGGTATATGGGCAGAGGACTGGTTTTCCAAATAGAGAGGTCCATCAGGGGTATGCGTGCTGTCGCAGTTTTTAACAGGCATATTTCATCAGCAGCATATGCTTATGAGCTGGCTGGAATTAAAGATCCGGTAGTTGTGGATAACCTGGAACAGTTAGAAAGTGCCCTGGCTTCAAACTACTTCTGTATTACAGACAATCCGGAAATAATTTGCATGGCTCAGGGTATAGACGTAATAATGGAAGCTACCGGTGAGATTGATTTTGCCGCTGATATTTGTTTGAAAGCCATGGATCATGGAAAACATGTCATACTCATGAATGCTGAACTCGATGCCACGGTAGGTCCTATTCTCAAAGTCTATGCTGACAGGGCAGATGTGATCATCAGTAATTGCGACGGAGATCAGCCCGGGGTGATTATGAATCTTTTGCGTTATGTGAAGACCATTGGTTGCAGACCAGTTCTGGCTGGTAATATCAAGGGATTGCATGATCCATATCGAAATCCTGACACTCAAAAGTCCTATGCTGAAAAATTCAGGCAGAAACCAAGAATGGTCACATCCTTTGCTGATGGCACAAAGATATCATTTGAAATGGCAGTAGTAGCCAATGCTACTGGGTTTAAATGTGCCAAAAGAGGCATGCACGGCCCCAAATGTTTTCATGTATCTCAGGCAGCACACCTGTTTCCTTTAGATGAAATGCTGGAGCATGGTCTGGTTGACTACATCCTGGGTGCTGATCCCCCGGGAGTTTTTGTGCTGGGATATAACGACAGTCCTGTGATGAGGCAATATATGGATTATTATAAGATGGGAACAGGGCCTGTTTATGTCTTTTATATTCCTTATCACCTGCCATCAATTGAGGCACCGTTGACAGCAGCCAGGGCTGTACTTTTCAATGATGCCAGTATTACCCCGCTGGCAGGTCCTGTCTGTGAGGTTATAACTATTGCCAAGAGAGAGCTCAAGGCTGGTGATATTCTGGATGGAATTGGGGGGTTTGACACTTACGGAGTCCTGGAAAATATGCCTGTAGCCATGGGGGAAAACCTCTTGCCCATGGGGCTTTCCAGAGGTTGCTGGCTCAAGAGAGACATAAAAAAAGATCAAGCCATAACTTATCATGATGTTCATGTCCCTGAAGGAAGACTTGGAGACAGGCTCAGGCAGGAGCAGATTGTGCATTTTGGACTGGCGTCCGATAGAGCCATGCCTGGTAAAAAGATTCCAGACCATGGTTTTGCATCAAATCAGGCTCAGGTATAA
- the rfbC gene encoding dTDP-4-dehydrorhamnose 3,5-epimerase, translating to MKIITTSLNGAFIITPERINDERGFFARVFCRRELEKIGLIPDVVQCNISFNLKRGTLRGLHFQKSPYGEVKIIRCTSGAVFDVLVDLRSDSATYLKWFGTTLSHDNRKMIYAPKGFAHGYLTLKDNSEVFYQVSEFYSPDHEAGVRWDDPLFKISWPEPVSLISKKDSSYPDYKINEIV from the coding sequence ATGAAAATCATCACAACCAGCCTTAATGGCGCATTTATAATTACTCCCGAAAGAATAAATGATGAACGGGGTTTTTTTGCCCGGGTATTTTGTCGCAGGGAATTGGAGAAGATCGGGCTTATCCCGGATGTTGTTCAATGCAATATTTCGTTTAATCTTAAGAGAGGAACTCTTAGAGGGTTGCATTTTCAGAAATCTCCATATGGCGAGGTCAAGATAATTCGCTGTACCAGCGGGGCAGTTTTTGATGTGCTTGTTGACCTTCGGTCTGACTCAGCAACATACCTCAAGTGGTTCGGAACAACTCTCAGCCATGACAACCGTAAGATGATTTATGCTCCCAAAGGCTTTGCTCATGGCTATCTGACCCTTAAGGATAACTCTGAAGTATTTTATCAAGTTTCAGAATTTTACAGTCCTGACCATGAAGCAGGTGTCCGTTGGGATGACCCGCTCTTTAAAATCAGCTGGCCCGAGCCTGTATCATTGATCAGCAAGAAGGACAGTTCATATCCTGATTATAAAATCAACGAAATAGTTTAG
- the rfbG gene encoding CDP-glucose 4,6-dehydratase — MNYGFWKDKTVLITGNTGFKGSWLTIWLKILGCRVVGYSLAPPSEPSLFQVSGAGNNTEMIMGDVRDKTLLARTILKYKPDIVIHMAAQSLVRPSYHQPAQTYEINVMGTVNLLEALRVHPCARSVLVVTSDKCYENRESGRPFRENDPMGGYDPYSSSKGCAELVVAAYRQSFFPENEYSEHQVALASARAGNVIGGGDWSKDRLIVDAMNAFISGKKLYIRNPEAVRPWQHVLDPLTGYLILAEKLWTHGPAYSGAWNFGPDLEDSRPVAWVVDKLCRFWGGGANWRHDKTCSPHEAELLFLDSSKARLKLEWHPRLKIMSALAWTAAWYRAFQRGADMNAMCLKQIDQYEELKVIIDLTKHQKKEKPVSSSKHQFLQSSSTSFNIAMPETKIYENHHNQP, encoded by the coding sequence ATGAATTATGGATTCTGGAAAGATAAAACAGTTTTGATTACTGGAAATACTGGTTTTAAGGGGAGTTGGTTGACTATATGGCTTAAGATTCTGGGCTGCAGGGTTGTGGGCTATTCACTTGCACCACCTTCGGAACCCAGCCTGTTCCAGGTTTCCGGTGCAGGTAATAACACAGAGATGATCATGGGTGATGTCCGTGATAAAACTCTGCTTGCCAGGACCATTTTAAAATATAAACCCGATATTGTAATTCACATGGCTGCCCAGTCCCTGGTCAGACCATCATACCACCAGCCAGCCCAGACTTATGAAATCAATGTCATGGGCACGGTTAATCTTCTCGAAGCATTGAGAGTTCATCCTTGCGCAAGGTCTGTATTAGTCGTTACCAGCGACAAGTGTTATGAAAACAGGGAGTCAGGAAGACCGTTCAGAGAAAATGATCCCATGGGCGGATATGATCCTTATTCCAGCAGCAAGGGTTGCGCTGAACTGGTGGTTGCAGCCTACAGACAATCATTTTTTCCGGAAAATGAATACTCGGAACACCAGGTGGCTCTGGCCAGTGCCAGGGCTGGAAATGTAATCGGCGGCGGTGACTGGTCCAAGGACAGACTGATAGTGGATGCCATGAATGCCTTTATTTCCGGAAAAAAGCTGTACATCAGAAATCCAGAAGCTGTGCGTCCCTGGCAACATGTTCTGGATCCTTTGACAGGCTACCTTATCCTGGCAGAGAAACTCTGGACACATGGGCCGGCATATTCAGGTGCCTGGAACTTCGGTCCTGATCTTGAAGATTCAAGGCCTGTTGCCTGGGTGGTGGACAAACTGTGCAGATTTTGGGGTGGTGGAGCAAACTGGAGGCACGACAAAACCTGTTCGCCTCATGAAGCAGAGCTGCTTTTTCTGGATTCTTCCAAAGCCAGGCTGAAACTGGAGTGGCACCCAAGACTCAAGATTATGTCTGCACTGGCCTGGACAGCAGCCTGGTACAGGGCCTTTCAAAGAGGCGCGGACATGAATGCCATGTGTCTGAAACAGATTGATCAATATGAGGAACTTAAAGTGATCATTGATCTCACTAAACACCAGAAAAAGGAGAAGCCCGTGTCCTCAAGCAAACATCAATTCCTTCAATCCAGTTCAACATCTTTTAACATTGCTATGCCAGAGACAAAAATCTATGAAAATCATCACAACCAGCCTTAA
- the rfbF gene encoding glucose-1-phosphate cytidylyltransferase, producing the protein MKAVILAGGLGTRLSEETTIRPKPMVEIGGMPILWHIMKIYSAHGVNEFIICCGYKGEAIKQFFVDYVLKRSDLTCDLKNNRMNIHRNDVEPWKVTLVDTGLKTMKGGRMLRVREYIEDETFFMTYGDGLSDVDIADLLNFHQKQQVLVTLTAVQPPGRFGAFRLAKKQCIIKGFKEKPNGDGAWVNGGFFVLEPEAMNYIAGDEMDWENEPMEHLARESKLAAFKHTGFWQPMDTLRDKHYLENLWSSGKPPWKVWP; encoded by the coding sequence ATGAAAGCTGTAATTCTCGCTGGAGGCCTGGGCACCAGGCTTTCTGAAGAGACAACAATCAGGCCTAAACCCATGGTGGAGATAGGTGGCATGCCCATATTATGGCATATTATGAAAATATACTCAGCACATGGAGTTAATGAATTCATAATCTGCTGTGGATACAAGGGCGAGGCCATAAAGCAATTTTTTGTAGATTATGTCCTCAAACGCTCCGACTTAACCTGTGACCTTAAGAACAACAGGATGAATATTCATCGTAACGATGTAGAGCCATGGAAAGTCACACTGGTGGATACAGGTCTTAAGACTATGAAGGGGGGACGCATGCTGAGAGTACGCGAATACATAGAAGATGAGACTTTTTTCATGACCTATGGTGATGGTCTAAGCGATGTGGATATTGCCGATCTTCTTAATTTTCATCAAAAACAGCAGGTTCTGGTTACTTTGACTGCTGTGCAGCCTCCAGGCAGATTCGGGGCATTTAGACTGGCCAAAAAACAGTGCATAATCAAAGGGTTCAAGGAAAAACCCAATGGCGATGGTGCCTGGGTCAATGGCGGTTTTTTTGTTTTGGAGCCTGAAGCCATGAATTATATTGCAGGCGATGAAATGGATTGGGAAAATGAGCCTATGGAGCACCTGGCCAGGGAAAGTAAGCTGGCAGCATTTAAACATACTGGATTCTGGCAGCCCATGGATACACTGAGGGACAAACATTATCTTGAAAACCTCTGGTCATCAGGAAAGCCTCCCTGGAAGGTGTGGCCATGA
- the xrtD gene encoding VPLPA-CTERM-specific exosortase XrtD, translated as MKHKHSTIIEFLSHPVLVFSSLILLSAWLLVYYSYFPGLIKQWNNQDNSHSYLVLPVFVYLMWQAKKYYIQKIENSWIISILVLLSSMLFLLVGRLGSLETLIYISMWISLLGIFILFFGYQNLRFAAFPFILLIFALPLPQFINNIISLKLKLWSSYLAVHLLQVINIPVYREGNIIDLGIARLQVVDACSGLRYLFPTIFLALLAGHFFLKTTSARLVLLIISPFICLVSNSLRIAVTGVLVRIIDPALAEGFFHDFSGWLVYMFMLTLLAGMLAVLRRIESKAEVKNDWQVHHSVGKESLDRKKRESVNDDSWISLVPYKAILTSIFLISGFLIQSQLINNQIIPARQNFSTFPESIGEWHGKRSYLSPQILNSLWADDYISGTYINPVTGNSLYLLVSYYETQTTRKTAHAPTSCLLGGGWILLSKTLSEPDPDNGRDFSVRSMVMKQMDSKILSNFWFEQRGRHITSEYLNKFYLFWDALTRNRTDGALVRVEMYLKPGQTIEEGQTILNNFLGELKEKIAIYVPGDNHESTVIF; from the coding sequence ATGAAACACAAACATAGTACAATAATAGAATTTTTGTCACACCCTGTGCTGGTATTCAGTTCTCTAATTTTGCTCAGCGCATGGCTGCTGGTTTATTATTCTTACTTTCCTGGCCTTATAAAGCAGTGGAATAATCAGGATAACAGCCATAGTTACCTTGTTCTGCCAGTTTTTGTATATTTAATGTGGCAAGCTAAAAAATATTATATTCAAAAAATAGAAAATTCATGGATTATTTCAATCCTTGTCCTTCTATCATCTATGCTTTTTTTACTCGTTGGCAGACTTGGTTCTTTAGAAACATTGATCTATATCTCCATGTGGATATCTTTATTGGGAATATTTATTTTATTTTTTGGATATCAGAATTTAAGGTTTGCTGCCTTCCCATTTATTTTACTTATCTTTGCTTTGCCATTACCTCAATTTATAAATAATATCATAAGTTTAAAGCTTAAATTATGGTCATCGTATCTGGCAGTGCATCTTCTGCAGGTAATTAACATACCCGTCTACAGAGAAGGAAATATTATTGATTTAGGCATTGCCAGGCTTCAGGTCGTGGATGCCTGCAGTGGCCTGCGTTATCTTTTTCCTACTATTTTTCTGGCTCTTCTGGCAGGCCATTTTTTCTTGAAAACCACCAGCGCCAGACTTGTTTTGCTGATCATAAGTCCATTTATATGCCTTGTTTCAAACTCTCTTAGAATTGCAGTTACCGGTGTACTTGTAAGAATAATAGATCCCGCACTTGCAGAAGGTTTTTTCCACGATTTTTCAGGATGGCTGGTTTACATGTTTATGTTGACCCTGCTGGCTGGTATGCTGGCAGTTCTGAGAAGAATTGAAAGTAAAGCAGAAGTAAAAAATGACTGGCAAGTCCACCACTCAGTGGGCAAAGAGTCATTAGACAGGAAAAAGCGTGAAAGTGTTAATGACGATTCATGGATATCTCTGGTTCCTTACAAAGCAATTTTGACTTCAATATTTCTAATTTCCGGCTTTCTGATTCAATCCCAGCTTATCAATAACCAGATTATTCCTGCAAGGCAGAATTTCAGTACATTCCCGGAAAGCATTGGTGAATGGCATGGCAAAAGATCATATCTTTCCCCTCAAATACTAAATTCCCTCTGGGCTGATGATTATATATCGGGTACTTACATCAATCCAGTCACAGGCAACTCCCTTTACCTGCTTGTCTCATATTATGAGACCCAGACAACTCGAAAAACTGCTCATGCACCTACTTCATGCCTGCTTGGTGGAGGATGGATTCTGCTCAGCAAAACCCTGTCTGAACCAGACCCTGATAATGGTCGGGATTTTAGTGTACGTTCCATGGTCATGAAGCAGATGGACAGCAAAATCCTGTCAAACTTCTGGTTTGAGCAGCGTGGCAGGCATATCACCAGCGAATATCTCAATAAATTCTATCTGTTCTGGGATGCTTTAACACGAAACAGAACAGACGGTGCGCTGGTTCGGGTGGAAATGTACCTCAAGCCTGGACAGACTATTGAAGAGGGCCAGACGATACTAAACAACTTCCTTGGTGAGCTTAAGGAAAAAATAGCTATTTATGTACCTGGTGATAATCATGAAAGCACCGTAATTTTTTGA
- a CDS encoding sugar transferase, producing the protein MYRQQVALIITLLMVLDGFMIVISGYSAMYLRWLTSGGTRYIDDYLLTGIVLFVMFASNVVMGGFGLYSDRRYTSILPVIKRISASVIIVFSIVGVALYGLKMYIIPRGFLGIFAVFVLLGTVLNRAVFDILLDKFQSNGFSARRIMLAGDGKRAVMVCEALMTQKSWGHKIIGYLSSDHNNGLSHEIACLGKLEDFNKVLQENSIDEVIFALEPEFNNDIKSYLDLCEKMGIPYRIVPALFNPYSPFRLSVEHIQDIPALSKETTGINASGLVYKRLMDFLFGIIGFLIFCLMYPIIAIAIKIDSPGPVLFRQQRVGRNNRIFWIYKFRTMYIDAEERKKDLESRNEMNGFMFKMENDPRVTKVGRFLRKSSLDEFPQFINVVKGEMSLVGTRPPTLDEVKQYEVWQRRRISMKPGITGLWQVSGRNKISDFNEVVKLDLQYIDQWKFIADIKILLLTLWVVMRRKGAV; encoded by the coding sequence ATGTACAGACAACAGGTAGCCCTGATAATTACACTGCTCATGGTTCTGGATGGATTCATGATTGTCATCTCAGGGTACAGCGCCATGTATTTACGCTGGCTTACAAGCGGTGGAACAAGATATATTGATGATTATCTTCTTACAGGGATTGTACTTTTTGTTATGTTTGCCTCCAATGTGGTCATGGGAGGCTTCGGGCTGTATTCAGACAGACGCTATACATCAATACTGCCGGTTATTAAACGTATTTCTGCCTCAGTGATAATTGTTTTTTCCATTGTGGGCGTCGCATTGTACGGCCTTAAAATGTACATTATTCCAAGAGGATTTCTGGGTATTTTTGCTGTGTTTGTACTACTTGGAACAGTACTCAACAGGGCTGTATTTGATATCCTGCTGGACAAATTTCAAAGTAATGGTTTCAGTGCAAGAAGAATCATGCTGGCAGGCGACGGTAAGCGGGCTGTAATGGTTTGTGAGGCCCTCATGACCCAGAAAAGCTGGGGCCATAAGATTATTGGATATTTAAGCTCAGATCACAACAATGGACTGAGTCATGAGATTGCTTGTCTTGGAAAGCTTGAGGATTTCAATAAAGTTCTACAAGAGAACAGCATAGACGAAGTCATATTTGCATTAGAACCTGAATTCAATAATGATATCAAGTCCTACCTTGATTTATGTGAAAAAATGGGAATTCCCTATAGAATTGTGCCAGCCTTGTTCAATCCTTATTCTCCCTTCAGGCTGAGTGTGGAACATATCCAGGATATACCTGCATTAAGTAAAGAAACTACAGGAATAAATGCATCAGGTTTAGTGTATAAAAGATTAATGGATTTTTTGTTTGGCATAATCGGCTTTTTAATATTTTGTCTTATGTACCCCATTATAGCCATAGCCATAAAGATAGATTCCCCAGGCCCGGTACTCTTCAGACAACAGAGAGTGGGACGAAATAACAGAATATTCTGGATTTATAAATTCAGGACCATGTATATTGATGCGGAAGAAAGAAAAAAAGATCTGGAATCAAGAAATGAGATGAATGGATTTATGTTCAAGATGGAAAATGATCCCAGAGTGACCAAAGTAGGCCGATTTCTGCGTAAAAGCTCTTTAGATGAGTTTCCTCAATTCATTAATGTAGTCAAAGGTGAGATGAGCCTGGTAGGTACAAGGCCGCCCACCCTTGACGAGGTAAAGCAGTATGAAGTCTGGCAGAGAAGAAGAATATCCATGAAGCCTGGAATTACAGGATTGTGGCAGGTTTCAGGAAGAAACAAGATCAGTGATTTCAATGAAGTTGTAAAACTTGATCTGCAATATATTGATCAGTGGAAATTCATAGCAGATATCAAGATTTTACTGCTCACGCTTTGGGTGGTGATGAGAAGAAAAGGAGCCGTATAA